AGCCCGAGCCCCCGGCGTACCCCCTCGACACCATCTACGACGTCGTCCCCTCCGACACCCGGCAGCCGTACGACGTGCGCGAGGTCATCCGCCGCGTCGTCGACGGGTCGCGGTTCCACGAGTTCAAGCAGCTGTACGGCGAGACGCTCGTCTGCGGCTTCGCGCGGGTCGAGGGGCACGAGGTCGGGATCGTCGCCAACAACGGCATCCTCTTCAGCTCCTCGGCGCTCAAGGGCGCCCACTTCGTGGAGCTCTGCAACGCGCGGAAGATCCCGCTGCTGTTCCTGCAGAACATCACGGGCTTCATGGTCGGGCGGGAGTACGAGAACGGCGGCATCGCCCGCGACGGCGCCAAGCTGGTGACGGCCGTGGCGAGCAGCGTCGTGCCGAAGCTGACCGTCGTCATCGGCGGATCCCACGGAGCGGGCAACTACGGGATGTGCGGGCGGGCCTACGACCCGCGGTTCCTGTGGATGTGGCCCAACGCCCGCATCTCCGTCATGGGCGGCGAGCAGGCGGCCAGCGTGCTCTCGACGGTCCGTCGGGACGGCGTCGAGGCGCGCGGCGGCGAGTGGAGCGCCGAGGACGAGGAGGCGTTCAAGGCGCCGATCCGGGAGCAGTACGAGACCCAGGGCTCCGCCTACTACTCCACCGCCCGGCTCTGGGACGACGGCGTCATCGACCCCGCCGACACCCGTCGCGTCGTCGGCATGGCCCTCGCGCTCGCCGCGCAGGCCGCCGCCGTCGAACCGATCCCGCAGCCGTCCTACGGCGTCTTCCGAATGTGAGTGCCATGAACCTCTCGACCGTGCTCGTCGCCAACCGCGGCGAGATCGCGCTGCGCGTCTTCCGCACCTGCCGCGACCTCGGCCTCCGCACCGTCGCCGTCGTCTCGCCCGCTGACGCGGGCGCCCCGCACGCCCGGGCGGCGGACGTCGCCGTGCCGGTGCCGGGCTACCTCGACGGCGACGCGATCCTCGCCGCCGCCCGCGCCGCGGGTGCCGACGCGATCCACCCCGGCTACGGCTTCCTGTCGGAGAACGCCGGCTTCGCCCGTGCCGTGCAGGCCGCCGGCCTCACCTGGATCGGACCGTCGCCCGAGGTCATCGACCTCATGGGCCGCAAGGACCGGGCCCGGGCGGCGGCGGAGGAGGCGGGTGTGCCGGTCGTGCCGTCGTACCCCCTCGACGCGGACCCCGCGACCCTCGACTACCCGGTGCTCGTCAAGGCCGCCGCGGGCGGGGGCGGCAAGGGAATGCGCGTGGTGCGCTCGGCCGCCGAGCTGTCCGACGCCCTGGGCGCGGCACGACGCGAGGCCGTCGCGGCGTTCGGTGACGACACGCTGATCGTGGAGAAGTACGTCGAGCGCGGCCGCCACGTCGAGGTGCAGGTGCTCGGCGACCACCACGGCTCCGTGGTGCACCTCGGTGACCGCGACTGCTCGGCGCAGCGGCGCCACCAGAAGGTGCTCGAGGAGGCGCCCGCCCCCGCGCACTCCGCTGCCGAGGCCGAGCGCGCCGCCCAGCGCTGCGACGACGCCGTGCGGCTGGCCGCGGCGGTCGGCTACGAGGGGGCGGGGACCGTCGAGTTCCTGCTCGACGTCGACTCCGGCCGGCACTACTTCCTCGAGATGAACACCCGCCTCCAGGTCGAGCACCCGGTGAGCGAGCTCGTCATGGGTACCGACCTCGTGCGGCTGCAGCTGCAGGTCGCCGGCCGGGCGGGCGGACCGCTGCGGCAGGAGGACCTCGTGCCCCGCGGCCACGCCATCGAGGCGCGCGTCTACGCCGAGGACGCCTGGGGCGGGTTCCTGCCGCAGGCGGGCACGGCGTCGTACGTCGCGTGGCCGGCCCCGCGCGGCGGCGGGGGTCCGGTGGGCGGTGGCGTCGTCGTGCGCACCGACCACGCGCTCGAGTCGGGGCAGGTCGTCTCGACGTCCTACGACCCGATGCTCGGCAAGGTGATCGTGCACGCGCCGACCCGCGAGGCCGCCCGGGCGGCGCTCGTGCGGGCGCTCGACGAGACGGTTGTGCTGGGCGTCACCACCAACACCGGTTTCCTGCGGGCGCTGGTCGCCAGCGACGCGTTCCGCGACGTCGGGCTCCCCGGCGGGCTCGACACCTCGTGGCTCGACCGGGCGGACATCGGCGGTGCCGACCTGCCCGCTCCCGACGAGGCGGCGGCCCGCGCGGCGGTCCTCGAGCGCCTGGCGGCGGAGGACCGGGCCCGCACGCGCGGCCCGTTCGCGCTCGACGGGTGGCGGTCGGCGGCAGAGCCCGCGCCGTACGTGGTCCCGTGGTTGGAGGCTCCGTCCGACGGCCCGGGGCACGCGAGCGGCGGGTCGCGCGTGGCCGCGTTGCGGCGTACCGGCCACGCGGTCGAAGCCGTCGTCGACGGACAGCAGTGGCGCTTCGCGGAGCCCGACCCGTTCACGGCGTCGACCGCGGCGGCGGGGGACGGCGCGCTCGTCGCGCCCATGCCGGGCACCGTCACCGGAGTCGCGGTGCAGGTGGGTGACGCGGTCACCGAGGGCGCCGTCGTCGTCACGATGGAGG
This Nocardioides alkalitolerans DNA region includes the following protein-coding sequences:
- a CDS encoding biotin carboxylase N-terminal domain-containing protein; its protein translation is MNLSTVLVANRGEIALRVFRTCRDLGLRTVAVVSPADAGAPHARAADVAVPVPGYLDGDAILAAARAAGADAIHPGYGFLSENAGFARAVQAAGLTWIGPSPEVIDLMGRKDRARAAAEEAGVPVVPSYPLDADPATLDYPVLVKAAAGGGGKGMRVVRSAAELSDALGAARREAVAAFGDDTLIVEKYVERGRHVEVQVLGDHHGSVVHLGDRDCSAQRRHQKVLEEAPAPAHSAAEAERAAQRCDDAVRLAAAVGYEGAGTVEFLLDVDSGRHYFLEMNTRLQVEHPVSELVMGTDLVRLQLQVAGRAGGPLRQEDLVPRGHAIEARVYAEDAWGGFLPQAGTASYVAWPAPRGGGGPVGGGVVVRTDHALESGQVVSTSYDPMLGKVIVHAPTREAARAALVRALDETVVLGVTTNTGFLRALVASDAFRDVGLPGGLDTSWLDRADIGGADLPAPDEAAARAAVLERLAAEDRARTRGPFALDGWRSAAEPAPYVVPWLEAPSDGPGHASGGSRVAALRRTGHAVEAVVDGQQWRFAEPDPFTASTAAAGDGALVAPMPGTVTGVAVQVGDAVTEGAVVVTMEAMKMELALRAPFDGTVTSLAVAVGDPVALGALLAEVEASAT